A window of Littorina saxatilis isolate snail1 linkage group LG7, US_GU_Lsax_2.0, whole genome shotgun sequence contains these coding sequences:
- the LOC138971395 gene encoding molybdate-anion transporter-like: MLAIAYFTFVALGGICAALQLWAYYIRRDNSVIGNNPQFRKFQRGYFAVYLVAMFADWLQGPYLYKLYSYYGFQEDQIAVLYVFGFASSVIFGTWTPIAADQFGRKKLCIIFTITYSLACMLKLSRSYGVLIISRVLGGVATSVLFSAFEAWYVYEHLETHDFPKEWIPITFAKASMWNGVLAVVAGVTTNIVSEWFGLGPVAPYMIAVPFLIFVGIIISTHWNENTSISKVRFRKVCCEGLRKIASSEKIFMLGAIEALFESVIYTIIFLWTPILEPAGASLGIVFSSFMVCILIGQAVFQVLSSKGIPATAMLTFAVGLAMVSNLICVFSTHPQSPNANASFIALLIFQFCVGMYFPAMGYLRLRVIPDAYRYPITNWFRVPLNLISCGVLMLLHEDVFQHGNRYIFVICVGLLFLTLMCASRLIKLPKTEEEEEQEMMMMESEHIHNIF, translated from the coding sequence ATGTTAGCCATTGCTTACTTCACGTTCGTGGCACTAGGGGGGATATGTGCAGCCCTGCAACTCTGGGCATACTACATACGCCGAGACAACTCAGTTATCGGCAACAACCCACAGTTTCGCAAGTTTCAACGAGGATACTTCGCAGTCTACCTGGTTGCCATGTTTGCTGACTGGCTTCAGGGCCCTTACCTGTACAAACTGTACTCCTACTACGGTTTCCAGGAGGATCAGATCGCTGTGTTGTATGTCTTCGGGTTTGCCTCTTCTGTGATCTTCGGGACATGGACGCCCATCGCTGCTGACCAGTTTGGTAGAAAGAAGTTGTGCATCATTTTCACCATCACCTACTCCTTGGCCTGCATGCTGAAACTTTCTCGCAGTTATGGAGTCCTGATCATCAGCAGAGTGCTGGGTGGGGTGGCCACGTCTGTTCTCTTCTCTGCGTTTGAAGCCTGGTATGTGTACGAACACCTGGAAACACATGACTTCCCCAAGGAGTGGATTCCCATCACCTTCGCTAAAGCATCAATGTGGAATGGCGTGCTGGCTGTAGTGGCAGGAGTCACTACAAACATAGTGTCGGAGTGGTTCGGCCTCGGCCCTGTAGCTCCATATATGATTGCCGTGCCGTTTCTCATCTTCGTCGGTATCATTATCTCCACTCACTGGAATGAAAACACCTCCATCAGCAAGGTCAGGTTTCGGAAAGTCTGCTGCGAAGGGCTGAGGAAAATTGCATCCAGTGAAAAAATCTTCATGCTTGGTGCCATTGAAGCATTGTTTGAAAGTGTCATCTACACCATCATTTTCTTGTGGACCCCGATCCTGGAGCCTGCAGGAGCATCACTTGGAATCGTCTTCTCCAGCTTCATGGTCTGCATTTTGATTGGTCAAGCTGTTTTCCAAGTTCTGTCGTCGAAAGGAATCCCGGCAACTGCTATGCTTACCTTTGCTGTGGGGCTGGCGATGGTCTCAAACCTTATCTGCGTATTCTCAACGCATCCCCAGTCTCCCAATGCAAACGCCTCTTTCATCGCTCTCCTCATCTTCCAGTTCTGCGTTGGGATGTATTTCCCTGCTATGGGGTACCTGCGTCTGCGAGTGATCCCTGACGCTTATCGTTACCCCATCACAAACTGGTTCAGGGTTCCTCTCAACTTGATTTCCTGTGGCGTGCTGATGCTTCTTCATGAGGATGTGTTTCAGCACGGCAACCGTTACATTTTTGTGATCTGTGTGGGTCTGCTGTTTCTTACTCTGATGTGCGCTTCAAGACTGATCAAGTTGCCAAAgactgaggaggaggaggaacaagagatgatgatgatggagagTGAGCATATTCATAATATCTTTTAA